The DNA window GACTGAGCGTCTGGAAATGGTCTGAATTGATCCGGTCCGCGACGTTCTCGGCGAACCTACGACCACGGCGCGTTCGCAGGTCAGGTCTGGCGGTTCTGCTGTAAGCGTGGAATACGATTTGCCCCGCGCATTCGAGAACCGGTCTCATTTGAACCGCCAGCGAATGCAGATTCCCGGACTCTTTGGCCCGGAGGACTGCGGACGTGTGTATCCGGGCCTTGCGGAGTAACAGCGGGACCACGACCCGGTCCATCGCGGTCGGGTCGGCGGCTCGTGAACGGGCCTCGGACATACCTCCTGGGAAATTGAGATACCGTTCGAGGTCACGGGTTGTCACGATCGCCTTCCGAAGCCGTTCGGCCATGTCTATACGTGAACGGGAAATGCCGACACTCAAGGTCTCGTTCATGGCGTTGGACTAGGATCTTGTCTCTGAAACGAGGGAGAACCGGAATGGTGAGGATAGCAGATCCCGAAGACGGTGCCCAAGTCCTACGCAGAACACCATCAGACCCATTTGCAGTCCTCCGTTCGCCTTCGTGTCAGGCAATCTTCTTCCAGAAATGCGGAGTGTGCTGAAAGGGACGCGGGCCGATTCGACGGCTATGGCAGCGTCAGGGCCTCGCTGAGACCGGCCATCGAGTGGCGACCAGGGGCGGAAGATCGCGACGCTGGCGTGGAGATCGACGACGACATTCGCGACGCTCTCGTGGCGGGCGACACGCTTGCCGGGGAGCTCATTTTGACGGGTACAGAGCGCCCCACCGTGTCGATCCGGGAGTGTAAGGGAGACAACGGGGGCAACTTACATCATGGGAGTCTGCCAACTTACACACGCGATTTCCCCGATCTCTTTGTCGCTCATGCTGTTACGGCCATGTTTTCGGCTCCGCCGTGCCCGCACGGGGAAATCGGAGGTGGACGGTAGCGCCCCCCCTTTTTCCTGCCCGGTGCGGGCGCGGGGTTGTTGCGCCATTCACATTTGCGCCACACCCCCTGGGGGGGCGCTCCCGTCGAAATTATCCCTGACGGGAAGGCCGCTGCGAAGAATCCGGAAGACCTGTTAGGGCTCTGCAAGGCGTCCGTTCACGACACGTGGTGCGTGATCCAGGGATGACCACAGGCGACACGTGCCAATGGGGTCCGCTGGTGCAGGTGGATTTTCGGCGTCCTCTTGGACGAGGACCTGGCCCGAACCCCGGACGGCCTGAACTCGGAGCGTGAGGTGGAGGTCGGCGACGGGGTCCGCTCCAGGTCCTGAGCGGCGATGCGGCCGGTCCGGGTGGTGGTGGTCCGGCCGTCGAGAGCCGCCTCCACGTCGTGGCGGCACCGGAGCAGGCGCCGGACGAGGCGCGGGGCGCGGTTTCTCCGGCAACCCGGAACGGATGACGGACCGGGGGAACCGATCCCCCCAGACCCCCCAGTGGCGCGAGAACCCCGGGCGGTTCACCTTGCCGCCAGTGAACCGGGCGCTCCTGTTCGTCGCGCGTCCCATGAGAATGGGACCCTCGCGCGGTCTCGTCGGGCTTCCAGCCGGAAGTGAGACGTCGGCTCGTTCCGAAAGTCCTGGCCATACGGACCCGGTCGGCTCCGAATGGATGCCTCCGATTTCCGGGGCGCGCAGGCTCTTGAAACCTGGGAGTCGAGGCGAGAAACTCGTTCCTGGAGTCCACGGACCTCCAATAGTCAAAGACTACCGAACGTTAACGTTTTCAATGGATTACCGGGTTCTTCGCCGAATCGGTAAAGTGGTTGACTCCCCATGTCTGACGTGCTGAACAGGCAACAAACAGGCAGCCGAGTAGGCTCCTGAAAGCGACGCGCCCTTTTCCCCTTCCGTTGCCTGGCTCAGAGATACCGTGAATTCAGTCTGTCGATCATTCGTCAATAGGGCGTGGATGGCTTTGGAGAACCTACTTGAAGACTTGTCCGAGGCCAACACTCGCCAAAACGTGGCCCGAACGCCATCAGGCATACTAATGTGTCCTGATATACTTTTTTGATGGGCATTCTGATCAGACGGTTTTTGTTGCCAATTTCCCTAACCATCCTTCTGATCTCCTGCACGGACCACGAGGGAGTGGAACTCCAGGAGGAGCGCCGTGGCCCGGCTCAAACACTTTTTGAAAACGGAATGGAATTCCTAGCCAAGAAGCACTTCATCAAGGCGCGCCTTTCCTTCCAGACGCTCATCAGCACCCATCCAGAGAGCGAATACACTCCGGCCTCGTTCCTTTCCATCGCCGACTCCTATTACGAGGAAGGGGGCAAGGAGAACCTGCTGCAAGCGGGTGCTCAATACAAGGACTTCATCATATTCTATCCCACCCACGAAAGCGCCGACCACGCCCAGATGCGGATCGCCGCCATCAACTACCGGCTCGGGAAACCTTATGAGCGGGACCCCACCTACATCCGCAAGGCGGAGGTCGAACTGAAGAAGTTTCTGGACGAGTTCCCGGACAGCGAGTTGGCGCCGACAGCGGAAGAGTTTCTCAGGCAAATTCGTGAGAATCTCTCCAAGTGCCCAGGTCCGCAAGAAGGGACAAATACCCAATAAAGTTCTTTGGCAAGAAAGTGCCGAACTCCGAGCCCCCCTGTGCCCCAGACCTGTAGCCACGTTCACGGGGAAAGCAAGGGCTCTCGACTCCTACGGCGGGGTGACGGCCGCCTTGAAGCGGACGGTCGAATTGAAACCAACGGCAGAAGGTCGCTCCTTCCAGGTCGTGATCGACGGTGAACGCACTTAGCAATCGCGAGGGCCGATGGAGGCTCGTTTCGGCGGTGCGAAAAGGGGGTCTCGCGCCCGATCCGGGATGTGAATGGGAAAAAGGGGGTGGATTCACAAAAAGTGGTCCCGATGACTCACAAAACCGCTTTCCCCGATCTTTTTTCCTTTCAGGCAGTTACGGACCCATTTCCGGCCACAGGGTGGCCGCACGGGGAAAACGGAGGTGGACGGGAGCGACCCCCCCTTTTTGCTGCCCGGTGCGGGCGCGGGGGTGTTGCGCCATTCACATTTGCGCAACACCCCCTGGGGGGTCGCTCCCGTCGCAATTATCCTGGCGGAAGGCCATGAAAAGACACCCGTGACGGGCAAGATGGGTCGCATGAGCGCCCCTGATATCCACATGGAACGGCTGGAGACTCTCAGGAGACAGGCAGTCGGGAGGCTGCGCGCCCGCCGCGCTTAACTCTGTCCGGGCTGTGGCTATCGGAGCTTCCAGAGAGGTTTTCCCCGCTACGGTGAAACCTGCGAGACTGCGACTCGGCCACCCTCATGAAATCCGGGCGAACCGGTGCCGGATGCCGGGTGTTCCGAGTTGGGCCGGGCGAGAGATGTTGCCCCTGCTGCGAATGTTGCGGTCCGGCTGTGCACCAGATCCTGTCCCGCTGACGGATTCCCCCCTGAGGGTTTGTATCCCGCCGGATAGGTTCTGCCGGGAGTGGTTCCCGGCAGAAAATCACTCATGGTAGTGATCGAGGAAGGGGCGCCGGGTGATCCGGTTCCCCTTCCTCGTCTCCGACCGGTCCTCCCGGAAAAGTCCACTTCCGACTCCAGATTGACTTCTCACTTGCGGAGCCGGAACCGAACCTTGACATCCCGAACCGATGCCCAATATAAGACAACGGCTAGTACCTCAGGGGGAACTTCCAAGCTGTGATCAAACAGGACATTGTGTCACGCGTCTCCGAAAAGGTGGGATTGACCAAGGCGAGGTCCGAAGAGGCCGTCGAGACCGTGCTGGAGGTGTTGAAGCGCGCCCTGAAGCATGGGGAACGCATTGAGTTGCGGGGCTTCGGAGTCTTTCTGGTCAAGCCGCGGAAGAGTGGCATCGGCCGCAACCCCAGGACGGGAGCCGTGGTCCCCATTCCTCCCGGCAAGACCGTTCGCTTCAAACCCGGGAAAGAAATCCGCTCCGGCTGACCTCCCTGCCTCCGGACGAGTCCTCCGTCAGTGACGGATGCGGACAAACCTCCCCAGTGGGTGTCCATCCGAATCACCTGCCCGAATTCCTGCTCGCTTAAGTACGACGAGCGGGATCTGAAGCTGCGCAAAATGCTGGAAGGTGCCGGTATCGAACTCAAGGAATCGTTCGGGAACAGCTAAGAAATGAGGCTGGGCTCGACCGCTGAAAGAAGGCATTTCGTGGCGGTCGGGGGGCGCACATGAGACAACGGGGGGCATGTGCACCATGAGGGCTCTTCGACGTGCACGGCGACTTTTCTCTAACCTGCTGTCCCCGTTCGGGTTACGCATCGCCTCGCGGCTCGGCGGTGCCACAAGGGGAAAGTGGAGGTGGACGGGAGCGACCCCCCCTTTTTGCCTCCCGGATCGGCAATGCGGGGCAGGCTGATGTGCATGGCCGTGCCATCGCCTGGAGGGTCGCTCCCGTCTCATCTATCCCTGTCGGGAAGGCCACGAATGACACCCGTGACCGGCAAGATGGGACGCATGAACGTCCCCGACATCCACGAAGAACGGCTGGAGACCCTCAGGAGATGGACTCTGGACCGGCTCCGGAGGTGGAGCGCCTAAACCGGCTCCACCTTTGTACTCCCAAGCTTGACCAGTGAGCGGATTAGAGCTAGTAGGTACTTATGCTCTTGGTAGACCAAGTCGAGATACTGCGGAAGAATCTTGTGAAACTCCAGAAACAAGAATTTGCGTTGCCGCTGATGGGGAGTACGGTAGCCACGCGGCAGACCTACTACGTCAAGTACCTTGTACTCCCGGCCCGAGATATTGCGACGACTATCGCGAAAGCCGACCCCGGTGGCAACAAACTCCCCACACGTCTGCGTGGGTGGAGCGTGGAAGTGACCGACGAGTGGCGTAATCGTCAGAGAATACATTTGAAGAAGCTACTCGGTATGGTTATTCACACCTACTATTTGAGCATCGGAAATGGTGACCTGGATGTTTCCAATGATCTAGGGCGTAGGGTGATTGTTCCCTACAGCGATTTTCTCCATTCAGTCGAACGTCTCGTGTTGCCCCCTGAAGATATCTGGTTGGTAGTTTGTGGCTTGGCCGAAGAACAGATCAAGACTCGCAATTCAAGAACGGCTCTGCAGGCATCCACGCCCGGGGCAGGGGATCTATCGCATTGCCTGTACACAATCAAGAATTGGCCGACCCTCCAAGAGATTATCTGGAACACATTTTTCGCCGGTCAGAGCACGACTGTGGGACCTGATTGCCAGACGGCGAACGAATCACCCTTTATCCAACGCGGGTCTCTTGTGGGTAACACCGTGATGTGGCGTGTCGGCTGGCGAAGAAATGATACCTACTCCGCGTCATGGATAGATGTCTCAAGACTGATACGGCAAATCCAAGATTATTTTATGCACAGACCTCGTGTTTAGTTCGAGTCCAAGGGCAATCGCCCTACCTTCCAGTTCAAACCCACTTTCTCATTGGCGCCTCCTCTTCCTCAAATTTCCAGACTGAGACTTTGGTCGCGGGGTCCTGAGTTCGAAACGCTTGACGGCCGATCGGACGATCTCCTTGATGTCGTCGGCTTTGCGAAGGGTGGAGGGTTTAAGCTGGATCTGCGCGGTACTGTCGGGATGAACCCGGGGGTGCTCGGAGAACCGTATGGGCACCCAATCGCCCGTGTCTAGAGAGAGTCTGTCATGATGAGTCCGATCCCGGCTCGCTGCCCCGTGGAGGGAGCGGAGCGACCGGAATGGGGTCGCGATCAGACCCTGACATTTTCGATGCCCATTGACAGGCGCTTCGTCAGGTGTTCGTCCCCCATAGAGCGCGAGGCCGCAGGCCCGGCTCAGGAAGTCAACCCACACGGCTTGACCGAACGGTTACGTCCATTCACGTCCACGAAAGGCCGCGGACATCCGTTTCATATCGGTGGAAAGAATGGGGGGAAGACCGGATCCGGACAATACATAACTCGTTTATGGTGAGTGGTTTACGGAAATTAGAGAAACAGTCCGCAGGGATCAATGAGAAGGGAGCGACCCCCCCAGGGGGTGTGGCGCAGATGTAAGTTGCGCCACGCCCCCGCGCCCGCACCGGGCAGGAAAAAGGGGGGGTCGCTCCCTTCCACCTCCGCTTTCCCCGTGCGGGCGTGGTGAAACCGGGAATGTGGCCGTAACGGCATGAGCGCCAAAGAGATCGGGGAAATCGGAGGTGTAAGTCAAAAGGCTTCCGGGATGGAACTCGGGTCCATTGTCTCCCTTACACTCCCGGATCGGCACCGTACCCCACTTTTCAGCGGTCAAGATCAGCCTCCAGCGAACGCGTTGCCCGCCACGAGGAATAGCCGTCGCTGACCACGCCGAACGAGCGATCCTTCGCCCCTGGTGGCAACTCCATTGGCCGATTCAGCGTGGATGTTATGCTGCCAGAGGAGTCGAGTTGGCCCGCGTTCCGTATCCGCACCCTGCATCTCAAGAGGATGGATGTCTGACAAGAAGATCAACGGAGGTATGGATCGAGTGGCCTTGGCCGTCCGACAGGTCTAAGAGGAGGGTGTGGCCCTGCTCCGGGAAGCCCACGTTCTTCATGTTGCCACTGGTACAACAGGTGATCCCACTCGTCTCCGTTATCGATCCGGATCGCACCGGGAAGGTCAGTTGCCGGGTTGGGTTGGCGTCAGAAATTCTGCCAAGTCAATCTGGATCAGATTCACGGACAGCGTTCGTCCGGCGGCCAGTTTTATTCTTCCACCGCTCTGGGCTCCTTTAGCCAGTGATTTTCTGCTCAAGACGTTCTCCCCACCGCTGCAACGCTCGGCTCATTTCCGGTAGCTTTTCCCACCGGTTGTACACGGCTGTCATGTGCCGGAACGGCCACGAGTGGTTCAGAATCCGGGCGATTGTGACATCGTCGGTGCCGAGCTTGCTCAAATTGGTTGCACAGGTCCGCCGCAAGTCGTGGGGTCGAAAATGGAATCCTGTTTTTTTCTGAATGCGTTGGCTCATCTTTTGGAGCCAGCGGATGTGTCCACCTCTGGGGGACGCGAAGACAAATTCCGAGTCACCAGTCAAGGGGTGTAGGCCCTGGATGATGGCCAGAGCCTGAGACGATAAGGGCACCTTGTGTTCGCGCTTGTTCTTGGTTTCTGTGGCTGGAATGGTCCAGATGTTCTCGTCGTCCAAGTCCCGCCACCGCATCGCTTTCGTTTCCCCGGGTCTCTGCCCCATCAACAAGATGAGCCGATAGATGGAGGCGGTCGGTTCCATTCGGTTCTCCAGATCTTTCCAAAGCGCCCGGATTTCATGGTCGCTCAGAACACGGTCACGACTCCTTTCCCTGGCCGGCAACGCGACGTGGGTGCAGGGATTGGCAAATGTCTCCGGAACCAGCGCCTTCCTCAACGCGAAATTGAAGATCGTGGAGGTCAGTGCCTTGACCCGGTTGGCCATGACCGGAGCCTGACGATTGAATTGGATGTCGTCCAGAAGACGAATGACATCGGAGCGTGTGATGGTTCGAAACTTCCTTCGGCCCCAAACCGGCAGCAGGTAGGTGTTCAAGATGCGCGTGTCTTCCTTGATGCTGGCCGGTTTCTTGTTGGGTCGGGCGTGCCTCTCCAGATACAACTCGGCCAACTCCTCGAATGTACCGGCTTGGCGTTCTTGCCGGCGTTCTTCCGCCGGGTCTTCTCCTCGCTGGACCGCACCCAGCAATTTGAAGGCCTGGGACCTGGCCTGTGCCAGAGAAAGTGCCGGGTAGACACCAAGCTTCATCCGTCTTCGTCGGCCGTCGGTTCGATAGAGAAACGTGAAGGTTTTTCGCCCGCTCTTCATGACCCGCACTCCGAAAGAGCCGGGGAAGGACTGATCCCAGAATTCCTGGACGGTTTGTTCCGTCTTCAGGTTCTTCAGCAGCCTGTCGGTCAGTCTTGCGGTGGGCATTTCGCCGTCCTTTCTTTGGAACCCGTCTCATTTTGGTTCCATATGGGTTCCACCCCGCTCAGGATTTAGCGGGATGTCCTTAGACGGAATGATACAACGTTAGACTGAAAAGTTCAATGATATCAGTTATTTGATAGACTACCTGAGATCCGATTAGATCCTGTGGAACGATGAAAATAACTGTCTCTTAATCAGTAGGTTCGGGGTTCGATTCCCTGGCGGCTCACCACTTTTCCGGTTGCCGACTCTTGCGAACCCCGGCTGTGCATGAGCAGTCAATCTCGATAGCAGCGTCAAGGGCCGTCTCATGCCTGAGCCAGATACAACTCTGACACGGCGCGACCTGCTCCGATCCGCCGCCCCCGCCCTGTTGGCGCTTGCCTCCTCCCCTCGGCCCGAATTGGCGGGTGCCGGACGCAAACTGCCCCCGGTGAGAGCCATCACGCGCGGTCCCAGGCATCACTGGTTCGGGTACTACGACAAACTGGAGTTCGACCCCGCCGGACGCTTCGTGCTGGGGATGGAAGTCGATTTCGAACACCGCTCGCCCACGCCCGCCGACGTGATCCGGATCGGCATGGTCGACCTTCAGGACGGCGATCGGTGGATCGAGCTGGGAGAGAGCCGCGCCTGGTGCTGGCAGCAGGGCTGCATGCTCCAGTGGCGGCCCGGCTCCAGGACCGAAGTCCTCTGGAACGATCGCCAGCGGGACCGCTTCGTGTGCCGCATCCTGGATATCGAGACGCGCCAACTGCGAACCGTTCCTCATCCGGTCTATACGGTCAGCCCGGACGGGCGCTGGGCCGTGACACCCGACTTTCGCCGCGTCAGCGACATGCGGCCCGCCTATGGCTATCCCGGTCCGGAGGACCCCTACCGCAATGTCGGGGCGCCCGAGGACTCAGGTATCTTCCGTGTCGACCTGGACACCGGACGCCGGGAACTGCTGGTCTCGGTGGATCAAGTCGTCAGGATCCCGATGCCGGGCGTCGATCTGGCCAGGGCCAAGAGCTACTTCAACCACCTTTTGATCAGTCCCGACGGCGCCCGTTTCATATTTCTTCACCGCTGGGGATTCCCCAAGTTCGTCGGCGCCACGAGAATGTTCACCGCCGGCCGCGACGGCTCGGATCTCCGGATCGTCGACGCCTCCGGCCTGACGTCGCACTTCATCTGGAGGGACCCGGAGTCGATCCTTGCCTGGACCCGGCCCGAATCAAGGCCGTGGGGGTTCTATCTTTTCGAAGACGCGACGGGAGGCGCGGTCGAGACGGTGGGAGAGGGCGTCATGACCGGCAACGGGCACTGCACCTATCTGCCGGGAGGCGAGTGGATCCTGAACGACACCTATCCGGACGCGCAAAGGATGCAGCACGTGTATCTGTACCACGTGGCCACGCGCAGGCGGGTCCCGCTGGGCCGGTTCTATTCGCCGCCGGAGTACGTCCGCGAGGGACGAGTGGACACGCATCCGCGTTTCAGCCCCGACGGGAGCAAGATCGTCATCGACTCGCCTCATACCGGCGAGGGCCGGCAGATGCACCTGATCGACGTCGGAGAGATCGTCAACGGCTAGGCGGCCGGGTCTTCATTCGTCGCCCGCTTCAGCCTGGGCGAGCCGGTCGGCTTCCTCCTCCATCAACTCGGCCAGCTCGACCCAGTTGCGGCTGTAGAAGGCCGAGTGCTGCAGCTCCAGGTAGAGGTTCAGGATGCGGTCCAGCGCCTGGGCCTTCTTTTCCAGGAGT is part of the Acidobacteriota bacterium genome and encodes:
- the bamD gene encoding outer membrane protein assembly factor BamD, giving the protein MGILIRRFLLPISLTILLISCTDHEGVELQEERRGPAQTLFENGMEFLAKKHFIKARLSFQTLISTHPESEYTPASFLSIADSYYEEGGKENLLQAGAQYKDFIIFYPTHESADHAQMRIAAINYRLGKPYERDPTYIRKAEVELKKFLDEFPDSELAPTAEEFLRQIRENLSKCPGPQEGTNTQ
- a CDS encoding integration host factor subunit beta, yielding MIKQDIVSRVSEKVGLTKARSEEAVETVLEVLKRALKHGERIELRGFGVFLVKPRKSGIGRNPRTGAVVPIPPGKTVRFKPGKEIRSG
- a CDS encoding tyrosine-type recombinase/integrase; the encoded protein is MPTARLTDRLLKNLKTEQTVQEFWDQSFPGSFGVRVMKSGRKTFTFLYRTDGRRRRMKLGVYPALSLAQARSQAFKLLGAVQRGEDPAEERRQERQAGTFEELAELYLERHARPNKKPASIKEDTRILNTYLLPVWGRRKFRTITRSDVIRLLDDIQFNRQAPVMANRVKALTSTIFNFALRKALVPETFANPCTHVALPARERSRDRVLSDHEIRALWKDLENRMEPTASIYRLILLMGQRPGETKAMRWRDLDDENIWTIPATETKNKREHKVPLSSQALAIIQGLHPLTGDSEFVFASPRGGHIRWLQKMSQRIQKKTGFHFRPHDLRRTCATNLSKLGTDDVTIARILNHSWPFRHMTAVYNRWEKLPEMSRALQRWGERLEQKITG